TCAGTAGGAGAAAGCTCGGATATTGTCGGTAAAGAGATGTACCAATTCATCGACAAAGGTGAAAATGATGTCTGTATGCGCCCTGAGGGGACAGCAGGCGTCGTACGTGCTTTTATCTCTGCTAAACTTGACCGCCAACCGGTCAAACAAAAGTTCTACTATTACGGTCCGATGTTCCGTTATGAAAAACCGCAAAAAGGAAGACTAAGAGAGTTTCACCAGTTTGGATGTGAGAGCTTCGGTGAAGCTTCAGTCTATGAGGATTTTATGATCATTACAATGATCGCTCAGATCTTTGATGCACTTGGTATCGGTTATGAGCTAAAGATCAACTCACTTGGATGTAGTACATGTATGCCGCCGTACAGACAAAACCTTGTAGGTTTTCTAACGGATGTTCAAGAAGAGCTTTGTGAAGACTGTAATAGACGTATCACAACCAATCCTATCCGTGTATTGGACTGTAAAAATGAAAAATGCCAATTCCATCTTGTAAGCTCTCCAAAACTGATCAATAACCTGTGTGAATGTTGTGACAGTGATTTTATCGAGCTTACCAAACTCCTTAATGAAGCCGGTATCAACTATATCATAGATACCAACCTGGTAAGAGGACTGGACTACTATAACAAAACGGCATTTGAGTTTGTCAGCAATGAGATCGGTGCACAGTCAGCAATTGCCGGTGGTGGACGTTATGATAAACTCGTTGAGTACCTTGACGGTAAACCTACACCTGCAGTAGGATTTGCTCTGGGTATTGAACGTATCATGGAACTGGTAAAGATGCCTGAAACAACTCCAGCAGGCTACTATATGGGTGCTATGGTACCAGAGGCCATTCCTACACTACTCAAACTGGCTATGAATAAACGTCTTACTGATAAAGTCACGGTTGAATACAGTTCCAAAGGCTTCAAAAGCCATATGAAAGGTGTAGATAAAGCCAATCCAAAATATGCGGTCCTTATCGGTGAAGATGAATTGAAGAATGAATCAGTATGGATCAAAGATCTAGAAAGTAAGGAAGAACGAGTCATTGCTATCAATGAGCTCTAAGTGATTTCACAAAACCATAAAGGTTTTGTGAAAGATATCTGAGCTTAAAAGTTAATCATTATACCCACAAAAATAGCATTTCCCTTAGGTCCTTCGATCGTCGAGTGTTCGTACTCAGCTACAAATTTATAGTTTTCTCCCATTGCCACTTCTGTACCGATACCAAAATTGAATCCGTGATCATCCGCATCTATATTATACTCTGCGATCTTCTCGATCTCATATTCATATCCTGCTTTAGCAAATACACCGACAGTCTCAGTCAATTCATACGTATAAACAAGGTCTAGTGCATGACTATAGTACTTTGCATCACCCTCAGCAACTACGGCACCAAATTCATCCAGTTCACTTACAGTATTTTTTGCATACGCAAAATCATACTCTACTGCAAATCCATTTCCTAGTCTGTAACCAAGGTCAATACCAAATCCGTATCCGCTGTCACCATCAAGTATTGCACCTTCATGATCAACTCTGTCTCCTGTAATTCTTAGGCCCTTAACAACTGCATAAAAGTCAGATTCAGCATGCTCATGCATCTCTGCTTCTTCAACTACCGGCTCTTGAGGTGCGATATCACCGCCTGCATGCAGTTGCATTGCCATCAATGATGCCACAGATGTCATCAAAACAAATTTTTTCATTTTTTCTCCTGAAATCTTTTAGGACTTTCACATCCATTCATTTTTGAAGTATCCATAATAAATGAAATCCACTTAAACCTTTATATTTAAACCCCTTTGAGCTGTAACTTTGAAACATTTCAATTAAATTCATAGAAAATGAGTACAACTGCTTCAATCAAATCGATGAATCATATCAATGTTTCTTTTACTCTAACACTGAATAAAAATAAAATAAAATTTGAAAAAACAAGGCAATGACTTTGCCTTGGGAAATGGCTTATTTCAACCAAAGAAGAAGATCTTTACTCAACCTTTCAATTGCCATGTTGCTTGCTTTGACATATCCTTCAGCATCTGTTGTCCCCGTAGCTTCCATATAACTAAAACGTTTGCTTTTTATCAGCTTACCCGTATCTGTAGAAATCAAATCAAACTGGATAGAGACGATCGCATGAGAAGCATTTCCTCTTACATGATGGGAGAAGTCAAATACGGTACTCTCTAACCTGTAATCAGCTTGTGCGGTTGAAGCATAAGAAACCACCCCTTTGAACATGCCGCTGCTTTGTAATGTATGTATCAATGTTCCCTGAACAAGTGTTCCAAGATCATTGGACCATTTTGAATTCAGATAAGCTCCCTGTTGTGTAGGAGAGTATGAAAAATAGATTTTTTCACTCATTTTCTCTTTCAGGCTTTGTGGCTGCATCAC
This is a stretch of genomic DNA from Sulfurovum zhangzhouensis. It encodes these proteins:
- a CDS encoding porin family protein, translating into MKKFVLMTSVASLMAMQLHAGGDIAPQEPVVEEAEMHEHAESDFYAVVKGLRITGDRVDHEGAILDGDSGYGFGIDLGYRLGNGFAVEYDFAYAKNTVSELDEFGAVVAEGDAKYYSHALDLVYTYELTETVGVFAKAGYEYEIEKIAEYNIDADDHGFNFGIGTEVAMGENYKFVAEYEHSTIEGPKGNAIFVGIMINF
- a CDS encoding ABC-type transport auxiliary lipoprotein family protein, whose translation is MRLITGALLVILLAGCSTKMAPMKTYTLQTTEVNNSYNASYQNKTIQVMQPQSLKEKMSEKIYFSYSPTQQGAYLNSKWSNDLGTLVQGTLIHTLQSSGMFKGVVSYASTAQADYRLESTVFDFSHHVRGNASHAIVSIQFDLISTDTGKLIKSKRFSYMEATGTTDAEGYVKASNMAIERLSKDLLLWLK
- the hisS gene encoding histidine--tRNA ligase, producing the protein MINPLRGMKDLTFEESERFEYIVNTATSIARRYGYGYIETPILEETALFKRSVGESSDIVGKEMYQFIDKGENDVCMRPEGTAGVVRAFISAKLDRQPVKQKFYYYGPMFRYEKPQKGRLREFHQFGCESFGEASVYEDFMIITMIAQIFDALGIGYELKINSLGCSTCMPPYRQNLVGFLTDVQEELCEDCNRRITTNPIRVLDCKNEKCQFHLVSSPKLINNLCECCDSDFIELTKLLNEAGINYIIDTNLVRGLDYYNKTAFEFVSNEIGAQSAIAGGGRYDKLVEYLDGKPTPAVGFALGIERIMELVKMPETTPAGYYMGAMVPEAIPTLLKLAMNKRLTDKVTVEYSSKGFKSHMKGVDKANPKYAVLIGEDELKNESVWIKDLESKEERVIAINEL